Proteins co-encoded in one Stomoxys calcitrans chromosome 5, idStoCalc2.1, whole genome shotgun sequence genomic window:
- the LOC131997577 gene encoding uncharacterized protein LOC131997577 isoform X2 — MAGYLPRPESPRPARPTRPRFDPREPRYRPASWQYACGLCQEDHAIRSCPRFRQMTPYQRYETVERRSYCRNCLARSHLAPDCPVVTACRTCDYRHHTMLHGAPQLRETYGSYSPPPMEIANPRQLAIEPANQMPIVQGPPPVEIPYSRATVFVPTAMVELAPEEQDDWAGVRVLLCQASTITRIAAATVTRLGIPTRERRGHRLATIRLRSRHASRRTMYTIRAVVTRDLPRRPYSDPIIPDPTSSLRSLSLADADPRGNEPIDVEVGADAYAHLRRSGVVQPGLGAVFAQETDWGYVFVGPVTSQARNQN, encoded by the coding sequence ATGGCCGGATATTTACCTCGCCCAGAGTCCCCACGACCCGCCAGACCCACACGCCCTCGCTTCGACCCACGGGAACCCAGGTATCGCCccgcatcttggcagtatgcctGTGGCCTCTGCCAGGAGGACCACGCCATACGGTCATGCCCGCGGTTCCGGCAAATGACACCGTATCAGAGATACGAGACAGTTGAGAGACGGAGTTACTGTCGGAACTGTCTGGCGCGCAGCCATCTGGCCCCAGACTGCCCCGTGGTCACTGCCTGCCGAACATGCGACTACCGCCATCACACAATGCTGCATGGAGCCCCACAGCTTAGGGAGACATACGGCAGCTACAGCCCGCCCCCAATGGAGATTGCCAACCCACGGCAACTTGCAATCGAACCAGCCAACCAGATGCCCATCGTCCAAGGCCCTCCCCCGGTCGAGATACCTTACAGCCGGGCCACTGTTTTTGTACCCACGGCGATGGTGGAATTGGCACCCGAGGAGCAGGACGATTGGGCTGGGGTACGGGTACTTTTGTGCCAGGCATCGACCATCACCCGAATCGCGGCAGCCACAGTAACTCGCCTGGGGATACCAACGAGAGAGCGCAGAGGGCACCGTCTGGCAACAATAAGACTTCGGTCAAGGCATGCGTCGAGGAGGACCATGTATACCATCCGGGCAGTGGTGACCCGGGATTTGCCGCGACGACCCTATTCAGATCCCATCATTCCCGACCCCACAAGCAGCCTAAGATCCCTTTCTTTGGCAGATGCTGACCCTAGGGGCAACGAACCAATCGATGTAGAGGTAGGGGCCGATGCCTACGCCCACCTCCGGAGGAGTGGTGTTGTACAACCCGGATTGGGAGCCGTCTTCGCCCAGGAGACAGATTGGGGATACGTGTTCGTCGGCCCAGTCACCTCACAGGCaagaaaccaaaattaa